Sequence from the Fusobacterium periodonticum 1_1_41FAA genome:
AAAAGAAGTTAAATTACCAGAAGCATTGGTAAATATAGAAGGATTTGCATTCTATAGAAATAAATTAACTAAAGTTGAATTTGGAAGCAAAGTAAAAAGAATAGAGCCAAGTGCATTTGCTATGAATGAACTTTCTGAAATAACTCTTCCTGAAACTTTAGAATATATAGGAGCATCAGCTTTCTATAAAAATGCTTTTGAAACAATAACTTTCCCTAAAGCATTAACTAAAATAGATATGTATGCTTTTAGAAAAAATAATATTCATAAAGTTCAAGTTGCAAATTCAGTAGATTTACATAAGTTTGCATTTGAATCTTTCACAACTGTTGAAAGAGTATAGTTTATAAAATGAAAGTACCATTGATATCTAATATCTTTGGTACTTTTTTATTGCTTATTTATTTAAAAATTCTTCTATACTTTTATCTTTTACATAGAAAAATTCTTTTATAGATTTTTCTTCAAATAGATTATAATTCTTTTTTAACTCAGTTGTAGCTAAATTTAAAATTTCACCTTTTCTTATATTTCTAGCTAAGCCTTCAAAAGCTCTTTCTAGGAAATCTATATCTTTGTAATTTGACATAACATTTCTATCATTCAACCACTTAAACATTCTGTCAAAATCTTTTGGAAAAATATTTCTATTTTCTTCTATTGTATTCAATATTTTCTTTTCAATAAATTTTATATCTTTATTAAATAATTTATGGAAATTTTTTGATAAGAAATGATCAATAAACATATCTGACACTATCCCTTTAAAAATTCCAAATTTATCTACTAATAATTCATTTAAAAAATTTTCTTTTCTATCTGAAATTTTATCTATTGTTCTATGTAGTGTAATACCCTTTTTTAAAGCTTCTGGAAGTTCTATTCTATCAACTAAACCTTTATAATAATCTCCTGTAAAATTAGCATAGAGAGTCTTTTTATTTGTATTTTCATCAATCTCTAGTGAAATCAATGAGTGTCCTAAAAAATTCATAATAATCCTTTCAAAATAATATTTTTTTATTTAATGATGTTAGCATATTATTACTTACTTTGTCAAATAAGTATAAATGAGGAACAAAAAAATATAAATACTTAAAATTTTTTCTAGTATATTCAATGGTTATTAGTTTTCTTAGGGAACAAAATTATATCTTAATCCATTCCTTGAATATTCTCTGAAAATTGTATATTATATAGACAGAACAAAAGAAAATGAGGGGGTAAAAATGAAAAAGAATACTGAAATTTTAGAAATAGAAAATATGATCTTTGTAAGAGGAGGAAAATATAAATCATTATTTCTGAATAAAGAAAGAGAAGTTTGTGATTTAGAAGTATGTAAATATACAATTACACAGAATATGTGGATAGAAATAATGGGAAATAATCCATCTTATCATATAGGTGGAAGAAAACCAGTAGAACAAATTTCTTGGTGGGATACACTGGAGTTTTGTAATGAAATGAGCAAAAAATATCATTTAGAGCCTGTTTATAATATTACATATGATAATTTTGACAATCCAATATTAAAAATAAATCAAATTGGAGGAAAGGCAGTTGAAGTAAATAAGGCAGATTTTAAAAAGACAGAAGGTTTTAGATTGCCAACAGAAATTGAATGGGAATGGTTTGCTAGAGGTGGAGAAGTTGCAAAAGAGCAAGGAAACTTTGACTATGATTATTCTGGTAGTGATAATATAGATGAAGTAGCTTGGTACTGGGGAAATTCAAAAGAAGGAACTCAAGATGTTGGAATGAAAAAAGCAAATCAGTTAGGACTATATGATTGTAGTGGAAATGTTTGGGAATGGTGTTTTAAGACAGGAGATTGTTATATGTTAAAAGGAGGATCTTTCTATGATTTTAATGAATTTTGCCTAGTTAATAATCGTGATAGAGATACAACTCCTAATAGAAAAGAAGGAAATATTGGTTTTCGTATAGTAAGAACAAAAAATAAGGAGTAGTCTAATGTTTAGTTTGAGAGGAAGTAGAAAGAGAAAAACAGAAAAAATCATTCAAAAATTTTTAAAGAGTTATGCTGAAAATGAAAAGAGTCAAGAAAAGAAAGATTTAAAAACTTGGTTAATTATAGAGTTACAAAATGAATTACCTAATAAGAAAGAAGAAGATATAGAAAAGATAGCAACTGAACTTATAGAAGGAATTGAAGTTTATTATACTAAGAAAAAAGAAGTTGAGAAATACCAAAGTTTAGGAATAACTAATGGGGACTATGTTGGGAATGAAATATTAGAAAAAGTAGCTAATGAAATAGAAGAAGCTGAAATTGTAGATACAAAAGAAGTTATTGAAGCTATGCAAGAAGCAAGTAATATCTTATCTCAATTCAATGAGGCTATGATATATGAAACAGCAACAATAAAAGAACCACAATTAGTTGCAAATATCCTAAGTACTAACTCTGTAAATAACTATGTTGATACTATTAATACTGCAATAGGTAATGCTAATAAAGCTACTATAGAAAGTATCACAACTAAGGCAGGAACAATAAATCAAAACCCTAATTTAGATGGTTTTATTTTTGAAGAATATCATGCAGGGACTTTTAATGTAGATGCAACTGTTAAGCAAAAACCTTATTATGCTGAAGCTTTAAAACCAGAACTTGGAGAAACTTATGGAAAAAATTCTATTGATATTGTTATAGAAGATAGTGGAAAATATGTTAAGAAATATTCAGCAAAAGCGTATAAAAATGCTAATGAAACTGCAAAATCTTTTTATGATAAAATAACTGGATATAAATATAAATTTCAATCAAAATTAGTACCAACGGACCAAACAAAAGAAATAGTTAATTCAGTTGATAAAATAAAGTTTGATAATGTTGAAAGTAAAGGAATAACTAAGACAGAGATTAAAAATATTCAAAGTGAATTACAAAGTGGAAATAAAAAAACAGATATATTTAGCTTTAAAAAAGATGTCAATACTATTTCAATATCAAAACAAATAGGAAAACAAGCTATGGTTAATGGAACAATGGGACTTGGTATAGGAATGGTAGCAAATATAGGGGCAAATATTATCACAGGAAAAGGACTTGAAGCAGAGGAAGTTATTGAAGCCGGAATAAAAACAGGAGCTTCTATGGGAATGGCAACAGCTGTTGCTGGTGGAATAAGAGTTGCTGTTGAGAAAAAAGTTATTCCAACAGTATTTTCAAGGGTATTGACAAATAATACTATTGGTGCAATAGCAGCAGTTTCAATGGATATAATAGGAACAGCTTTTAAATTAGGAAGTGGAGAAATAAGTTTAGGTAAGGCTGTAAAAGATATAGGTAAATCAGTTGGAGCAGCCTACGGAGCAATAGTAGCATCAGGTTGGGGTTATGCTGGAGGAATGGCAATAGCTGGAATGATAGGTTTAGGAACAATAGGAGCAGTAGGAACTATATTAGGAGTTGGAGTTGCAGTAGTTGCAGGGGCAGTATGTGCAACAGTTGGAAGCAAAGTTGCAGGAGCAATAGCAAGTGGAATAGGAGCAGTTGCGGGAACTATTGTTGATGGAGCAGTAGGTATAGTTAAAGCTGGGAAAGAAGTAGTAAAGAGTGTTGCTAGTGGAGTATGGAATGGAGTTAAAGCAGTTGGAGGAGCCATTGTTGGTGGAGCTACAGCTATTGTCAAAGGAGTAGGAAGTGCAATAGGTTCAATAGCAAGTGGAATAGGAAGCGCTGTAAGTTCATTTTGTAGTGGAGTAGCAAGTTTCTTTGGATGGTAGGAAATTAAATTTACATATAAAAATTTAGGAGGGTAAAAATGGAAACAAATTTAGTTAAGTATTTAAGAGCAAGAAGACCAATAATTTGGGTAAATAATGGAGATTATAAGGAAATTGACACTATTATTAAAGAAGCGACAAAAGAGTATGAAGATAAGTCTATATATGAGTATAGAGCTTTAGGAGCAGTTGATTTTGAAACTAAAGTAAAAGAAGAAAGGATAACTGATTTATATAGTTTCCTAGATATATTATATTCAGAGGGAATAAAAAGAAACATATTTCTATTAATTAAAAATGTAGAGGAAGAAATGAAAGATGCTAGAAATATTGCCTACATAAAGAAGATAGCCGAAACAAGATATTCAAGTCCAGACTATAATTTTACAATAATAGTTATAACTGAAACTGAAACAGTACCAAAAGAATTAGAAAAATTTACTTCAATATTAGATATTCCAAATATGTCAAAAGATGAAATAGAAAAATATATTTTAAAATTTTCTAAAGATAATAATATAAAAGTGGATGAAAAAGATATAGGTGAGGTTGCTATCTCATTAAAAGGTTTGACTAAATTAGAAATAGATCATGTACTTAATATGATAATTGAATCAAAAAATAATATTTCAATTTCAGGTAGAGATATTATCATAAAAGAAAAAGGACAAATTATAAAAAAATCATCAATATTAGAAATAATAGACTTTAAAGAAAAAATTGAAGACATTGGAGGTTTAGAGGGTTTAAAAGAATGGCTTAAATCTAAAGCACAAGTATTTAGAAGATTAGATGAAGCTAAAAAATTTGGAGTAGATACACCAAAAGGAGTATTACTTGTTGGAATGCCAGGTTGTGGAAAAAGTTTAGCAGCCAAGGCTAGTGCAAGACTTTTCAACGTACCATTACTAAGACTAGATATAGGAAGATTATTAGGTAAATATGTTGGAGAATCTGAACATAATATGAGAGTGGCATTAAAAACAGCAGAATCAATAAGTCCTTGTATATTATGGATAGATGAAATAGAAAAAGCCTTTGCAGGAATAAATCAAGATGGAGGAGCTAGTGACATTACAAAAAGATTATTTGGACAATTTTTAACTTGGTTACAGGAAAAAGAAAATACAGTTTTTGTTGTTGCAACTGCTAATGATATAACTGCTTTTCCACCTGAATTTTTGAGAAAAGGAAGATTTGATGAAGTATTTTTTATAGATTTTCCTAATGAAGAAGAAAGAGAAAGAATATTTGAAATTCACTTAGAAAAAAGAGGAAAACTTACAGATGACATTGATATAAATAAATTAGCAAAGCAAACAGAAGGATATTGTGGAGCCGATATAGAAGAAGTTGTAAAAAATGCTATAGAAGATATTTTTATATTGGAAACAGAAAATGAAAAAGAAATAACAACTAAGGACTTATTAGAATCAGCTAAAAATATTGACTCATTAACAAATATTTTGGCAGATAAAATAGAAATTTTAAAGAAAAGTTATGATAAGTTTAAAATTAAATCGGCTTCTAAAAAATTACCTAGTACTCAAAGAATAAAGAAAAATAAAAAAGGGAAATCAGGAAACCCTACATTTAGAGATATGGTAATAATAAATGGAGGAAAATATACTCCGTCATTCTTTAATGAAGAAAGAGAGGTATTTGATATAGAAGTATGTAAATATCCAGTAACTCAAGATATGTGGATGGAAGTAATGGAAAAAAATCCTTCAAGTTGTAAAGGAGGAAGAAGACCAGTTGAATCTGTATCATGGTGGGATGCTTTAGAGTATTGTAATAAGTTAAGTGAAAAATATGATTTAGAACCTGTTTATGATTTAAGCAAAAAAGAAGAAGGAGTTTTGAGAATAAATCAAATAGGAGGAGAGTCAGAATATCCTAATATAGCTGATTTTAGAAAAACAGAAGGTTTTAGATTACCTACAAAATTAGAATGGGAATGGTTTGCAAGAGGAGGAGAAATTGCTGTCCAAGATGGAACATTTAATTATACTTATTCAGGTAGTAATAATATAGATGAAGTAGCATGGTATGAAAAAAATTCAGGAAAACAAACCCATGATGTAGGAACTAAAAAACCAAACCAATTAGGACTTTATGATTGCAGTGGAAATGTATGGGAGTGGTGTTATGATACAAGTACATCTGGATATATATCAGAAGAAACATCCTATATATATGATGCAACTGTAGAATATAGAATAATAAGAGGTGGTTCTTATTATGAATATGATTATTGTGTAGTTACATTAAACTTAGGTAGAGAAGATGTTGATTATAGTAGTGACCTTGGTTTTCGTATAGTTAGAACTATTTAGAATTTAAATATTTTCATTTGAAAAAAGTTTCCCCTCTGAAAATGAGGGGAAATTTTATAAGAAAGAAATTATTTAATAAAAATGAAAGGAAAATAAATGTCAGAAGATAAAAAATTAAAAGAAGAATTTTGTGTATATTTTAATATAAGTTCTAATCTTGAAGAAGAAAAATTATTACATAGATATGAAATGTTTATTAGGGATATAAAGAGAACTTTAAAAGATAATAATTTTAATGAATATGAATTAAATTTAGAAGCTAATAATATTTCTATAAACATTTTAAATAACACTTTAAAAGAAATAGCTAATATTTTAAAATGTCTTGCAGATATTCAAATAATGGCGATAGAAAAATATAAATTCTTATTAAAAGGTGTAGTAGAATATAATAAAAAAGATTTAGCTGATAGTTTTGAAGAGAAAGAATTTAATTATCCTTTAATTATGTTAGGAGATAGTATAAAAAAAACTAACAAAGCCATAGTAGAAGATTTTTCACAGTCTTTAATAAAAATATTTGATGAATATTATATTGACTATCTATCTGTATATTATGAAAATAATAATGAAGATGATTTTTTCAATATTATGTTAAAACATAAGAAATTTATAAAAGAAAGATTGAAAGAAAATTCAAAAGAATTCTACAAAGCGACATCTATTTCTGGTAAAAGAATTTTAGAAGAACAATTTTTTTATGAAGAACCTAAAATTTTAGAAAAAATTTCTCAATATAAAGTATTATATAATAAAGAAAGAGATGATAAATATATAAATGCTGTATTAGAGTTTGAAAAAGAATTTCCTAATTTTAAAGAAAATGGAGAAAAATTATTAAAAATAAGAGAAAAATATCTATATTTACTTAATTATCATAAGAAAATAGTTTTTTCTTTAATAAAATTTGGAGTATATAAAGAAGATAGAAGAAGTAAGTGTTCTATAAATCTTGAAGAAATAATATAATAGATAAGAAAACTCTTGATTAACAATGTAATTGAGAGTTTTTTAATAGCTTCTTCATACTAGGTAAAAATAAGTTGAAAATCTTATCATTCTGTGTTACAATGTTTAAACAAAGAGGTGATGAATATGGGAACAACAGCAACATTGAGATTAGATGAAACAGAAAAAGCAATTATACAAGATTATGCAAGTAGTAAAGGTATGACTATGTCCGAATTTATGAAAAAAGTAGTTCTTGATTATATTGAAGATGAATATGATTTAAAAATATATAAAGAATATTTAAAAGAAAAAGAAAATGGAACTCTAAAGACTTATTCACATAAAGAAGTTTGGGGAGAATAGTTAAAATATGAAATATAATGTAGAATATTCTAAAACTGCTATGAACACCATAAAGAAAATGGATAGTTCAACTTCAAAATTAATAAGAACTTGGATAGAGAAAAATTTAATTGATGCAGAAAATCCTAGAGTAAAAGGAAAAGCCTTAACAGGTGATTTAAAAGGGTTGTGGCGTTATAGAGTAGGTGATTATAGGATATTAGCTGATATTCAAGATGATAAAATAGTTATCTTAATTTTGGATATAGGACACAGAAGCAAAATATATTTATAATGATATATAAAACTCTTGATTACTAAAATAATCAGGAGTTTTTCTATTTTAGAAAATTAAATTAAAATAAAGTTGACTATTTTACTTTGTATTATATATAATGTTTTAGAGGTGAAAAAATGAAAAAAGCTAATTTAATGGTTGTAGGAACATCTTCAGGAGCAGGTAAGAGTTTATTTGTAACTGCACTATGTAGAATTTTTTATAAGGATAAATACAAGGTTTCTCCTTTTAAATCACAAAATATGGCATTAAATTCATATATAACAAAAGATGGTAAGGAAATGGGAAGAGCACAAGTTGTACAAGCTGAGGCAAGTGGGTTAGAGCCTGAAGTTGAAATGAACCCAATACTATTAAAACCTTCAAGTATGAATAAAATACAAATAATAGTTTGTGGGAAATCTATAGGTAATATGTCAGGAGTTGAATATAATCAATATAAAAAGAATCTAATTCCTATATTAAAAGAAACTTATTCAAAGATAGAAGCTAAAAATGATATAGTTATAATTGAAGGAGCAGGAAGTCCAGCAGAAATAAATATAAAAGAAGAGGATATCTCAAATTTTGTTATGGCTAGAATAGCAGATGCTCCTGTTATTTTAGTTGCAGATATAGATAGAGGAGGAGTTTTTGCATCTATCTATGGTACAATTATGCTTTTAAAGGAAGAAGATAGAAAAAGAGTAAAAGGTATCGTTATAAATAAATTCAGAGGTAATAAGGAAGTTTTAAAGCCTGGATTTGAAATAATAGAGAATTTAACAGGTGTTAAAACTTTAGGTGTGATACCTTATGCAGATATAGATATTGAAGATGAGGATAGTTTAAGTGAAAAATATAAGAGTTTTAAATTAAATAAAAATTCAAATAAAATAAAAGTTTCTGTAATAAAATTAAAACATATTTCAAATGTTACAGATATAGATGCTTTATCAATTCATGATGATGTTGAGATACAGTTTGTAACTGAGAGAAGTCAAATTGGAGATGAAGACTTAATAATAATTCCAGGTTCAAAAAATACTATAGATGATTTAAAATGGCTTAAAGAAAGTGGAATAGCTGAAGAGATAATAAAGAAAGCTAGAACAAAAACTATAATTTTTGGTATTTGTGGAGGCTTTCAAATTTTAGGAAATAAGGTCAAAGATCCACATCATATTGAAGGGGATATTGAAGAATTAAATGGTTTAGGACTTTTAGATTTAGAAACTACTATGGAAAATGAAAAAACTCTTGTTCAATACAAAGGAAAATTAATTGTAGAAGAGGGACTTTTAAAGCCTTTAAATGATTTAGAAATTAAAGGTTATGAAATTCATCAAGGACTTACAGAAGGAAATGAAAAGAATTTAACAAGTGATAATAGAACTGTTTTAGTAAATAAAAATAATATTATTGCAACTTATTTGCATGGAATTTTTGACAATAAAGATTTTACTAATAATCTTTTAAATGAAATTAGAAGAAGAAAAGGTTTAGAAGAAGTAAATAGTAATATTTCTTATGAAGAATATAAAATACAAGAGTTTGATAAGTTAGAAAAATTAGTCAGAGAGAATATTGATATAGAAGAAATATACAAAATTATAGGGCTAAAGTAAAACTCTCTGAGGAGGTAATATGAGTATAAGTTTTTACATAAAAAATAAAAGAAAAATTATAGCTTATGAGCCAGTCTTGACTGTTAAAGAAGCTTTAGCTTTATCAGATAAAGAACTTAATGTATTTGCCATTTCTGATATAGATATTAATAAGTTATTATTATCTCCACTTTCTGATTATGAATGTCTTTTAATAGGTGTTAAAAATAAAAGTGCAAGAGGTTTTGAATTATCTTATGATAAAAAGAATAAGGATTATGTTGTAAGAATTTTTACTCCTTCATCAAGAGAAGATTGGCTTTTAGCATTAGACTATATAAAAACTTTAGCTAAGAAATTTAATTCTGAAATTGAGAATAATAGAGGAGAAATATATACAATTAAAGAGTTAGATAAATTTGACTATGAGAGTGATATACTTTATGGGATATCATCTATTTCAGCAAAAATAAATGATAGAGAAGGAGCTCAGTATATAATTTTAGGAATAAATAGACTTGTAGTTTTTAATAAAAAAATGCTTGATAAAATATATAGCTCTGGTAATACTATAGATGCTTTTTCGACTATAGTAAGAGAAATACAATATTTAGATGCTTCTTCAGCACCTCAGAATTTCTTTAAGAATAATGATAATGGCAAGATTATGGGAAATTATACACTTGTTGAAGGAGTTAGAACAATACTTCCATATATTCCTAATGTAGAATTTGAAAATTCAAATATAGTAAAAAATGAAGATATTTCTGTTTGGAATATTACTTTATTGATTATAGAGTTAAATAAAAATGATGGAAAAAATTACTATTGTTCTGTTGGAAATTTAGAATATGATAAGTTTATAAAAAAAATACCTACAGATAAATATAAATTTATAGATGGGGCATATATTATGCTTGAGCCACTGACTAAGGAAGAAATTTTAAAATTATTAGATGGAGAATAAAAATGTTTAATTATTTTTTTATAAAATTTGGAATAGCCTATATTTTAGATTTAATATTAGCTGATCCAAGATGGTTATATCATCCTGTTATCATAATAGGAAAATTAATAAGTTTTTTAGAAAAATTTTTATATAAGGCTAAAAATAAAATATATTCAGGAGCAATTTTAAATATCTTGACTTTAAGTGTTACTTTTATTGTATCCTTATTTTTAGCAAGAACAAATTATGTAGTGGAAATATTCTTTCTTTATACAACACTTGCAACTAAAAGTTTAGCAAATGAAGGAAATAAAGTTTATAAGATTTTAAAATCTGGAGATATTGAAAAAGCTAAGAAAGAACTTTCATATCTTGTCAGCAGAGATACAAATACTTTATCACTTGATAAAATTATTATGAGTGTGGTTGAGACAATAGCTGAGAATACAGTTGATGGTTTTGTATCACCTGCATTTTATGCTTTTGTAGGAAATTTTTTTCATATAGAGTTATTTGGACAAGGAGTATCTCTCGCTCTACCTTTTGCTATGACATATAAGGCTATAAATACTTTAGATTCAATGGTAGGCTATAAAAATGAAAAATATATAGATTTTGGAAAAGTATCTGCAAGAGTTGACGATGTTGCTAACTTTATTCCAGCTAGATTGACAGGTTTAATATTTGTACCTTTATCAACTTTGATTTTAGGTTATGATTTTAAAAATTCTTTAAGAATATTTTTTAGAGATAGAAATAAACATTCAAGTCCAAACTCAGGTCAAAGTGAATCAGCCTATGCTGGAGCTTTAGGTATACAATTCGGAGGAAAAATAAGCTATTTTGGAAAGGATTATGAAAAGCCAACAATTGGAGATAAATTAAAAAATTTTGATTATGAAGATATAAAAAAAGCAGTAAACATATTATATCTAGTTTCATTTATAGCAACAATAACAATAATACCTTGTTCATTATTCTATAATAGCTGATCTAAGAATTTTTTTTAATTTATAAATATAATAAAAAAATGGTATTGGTGAAATTTTATCAATACCATTTTCTTTTGCAACTAAAACTTATATTTATATTTTAATTGTTTTTTACTTGTTTAATTTTTCTAAGAATGCTTTTCCAGGTCTGAA
This genomic interval carries:
- the relB gene encoding type II toxin-antitoxin system RelB family antitoxin; this translates as MGTTATLRLDETEKAIIQDYASSKGMTMSEFMKKVVLDYIEDEYDLKIYKEYLKEKENGTLKTYSHKEVWGE
- a CDS encoding cobyric acid synthase, with amino-acid sequence MKKANLMVVGTSSGAGKSLFVTALCRIFYKDKYKVSPFKSQNMALNSYITKDGKEMGRAQVVQAEASGLEPEVEMNPILLKPSSMNKIQIIVCGKSIGNMSGVEYNQYKKNLIPILKETYSKIEAKNDIVIIEGAGSPAEINIKEEDISNFVMARIADAPVILVADIDRGGVFASIYGTIMLLKEEDRKRVKGIVINKFRGNKEVLKPGFEIIENLTGVKTLGVIPYADIDIEDEDSLSEKYKSFKLNKNSNKIKVSVIKLKHISNVTDIDALSIHDDVEIQFVTERSQIGDEDLIIIPGSKNTIDDLKWLKESGIAEEIIKKARTKTIIFGICGGFQILGNKVKDPHHIEGDIEELNGLGLLDLETTMENEKTLVQYKGKLIVEEGLLKPLNDLEIKGYEIHQGLTEGNEKNLTSDNRTVLVNKNNIIATYLHGIFDNKDFTNNLLNEIRRRKGLEEVNSNISYEEYKIQEFDKLEKLVRENIDIEEIYKIIGLK
- a CDS encoding leucine-rich repeat domain-containing protein, encoding MDQNIWEYDDFIFKGDELKGMTAKGKDKVKAGGQTDLVIPAVTPDGLALKKIADNAFYRRGLTSVVIPDTVESIGYDAFGVCKLKEVKLPEALVNIEGFAFYRNKLTKVEFGSKVKRIEPSAFAMNELSEITLPETLEYIGASAFYKNAFETITFPKALTKIDMYAFRKNNIHKVQVANSVDLHKFAFESFTTVERV
- a CDS encoding DUF4299 family protein encodes the protein MSISFYIKNKRKIIAYEPVLTVKEALALSDKELNVFAISDIDINKLLLSPLSDYECLLIGVKNKSARGFELSYDKKNKDYVVRIFTPSSREDWLLALDYIKTLAKKFNSEIENNRGEIYTIKELDKFDYESDILYGISSISAKINDREGAQYIILGINRLVVFNKKMLDKIYSSGNTIDAFSTIVREIQYLDASSAPQNFFKNNDNGKIMGNYTLVEGVRTILPYIPNVEFENSNIVKNEDISVWNITLLIIELNKNDGKNYYCSVGNLEYDKFIKKIPTDKYKFIDGAYIMLEPLTKEEILKLLDGE
- a CDS encoding ACP phosphodiesterase, with translation MNFLGHSLISLEIDENTNKKTLYANFTGDYYKGLVDRIELPEALKKGITLHRTIDKISDRKENFLNELLVDKFGIFKGIVSDMFIDHFLSKNFHKLFNKDIKFIEKKILNTIEENRNIFPKDFDRMFKWLNDRNVMSNYKDIDFLERAFEGLARNIRKGEILNLATTELKKNYNLFEEKSIKEFFYVKDKSIEEFLNK
- the cbiB gene encoding adenosylcobinamide-phosphate synthase CbiB; the protein is MFNYFFIKFGIAYILDLILADPRWLYHPVIIIGKLISFLEKFLYKAKNKIYSGAILNILTLSVTFIVSLFLARTNYVVEIFFLYTTLATKSLANEGNKVYKILKSGDIEKAKKELSYLVSRDTNTLSLDKIIMSVVETIAENTVDGFVSPAFYAFVGNFFHIELFGQGVSLALPFAMTYKAINTLDSMVGYKNEKYIDFGKVSARVDDVANFIPARLTGLIFVPLSTLILGYDFKNSLRIFFRDRNKHSSPNSGQSESAYAGALGIQFGGKISYFGKDYEKPTIGDKLKNFDYEDIKKAVNILYLVSFIATITIIPCSLFYNS
- a CDS encoding SUMF1/EgtB/PvdO family nonheme iron enzyme, translating into METNLVKYLRARRPIIWVNNGDYKEIDTIIKEATKEYEDKSIYEYRALGAVDFETKVKEERITDLYSFLDILYSEGIKRNIFLLIKNVEEEMKDARNIAYIKKIAETRYSSPDYNFTIIVITETETVPKELEKFTSILDIPNMSKDEIEKYILKFSKDNNIKVDEKDIGEVAISLKGLTKLEIDHVLNMIIESKNNISISGRDIIIKEKGQIIKKSSILEIIDFKEKIEDIGGLEGLKEWLKSKAQVFRRLDEAKKFGVDTPKGVLLVGMPGCGKSLAAKASARLFNVPLLRLDIGRLLGKYVGESEHNMRVALKTAESISPCILWIDEIEKAFAGINQDGGASDITKRLFGQFLTWLQEKENTVFVVATANDITAFPPEFLRKGRFDEVFFIDFPNEEERERIFEIHLEKRGKLTDDIDINKLAKQTEGYCGADIEEVVKNAIEDIFILETENEKEITTKDLLESAKNIDSLTNILADKIEILKKSYDKFKIKSASKKLPSTQRIKKNKKGKSGNPTFRDMVIINGGKYTPSFFNEEREVFDIEVCKYPVTQDMWMEVMEKNPSSCKGGRRPVESVSWWDALEYCNKLSEKYDLEPVYDLSKKEEGVLRINQIGGESEYPNIADFRKTEGFRLPTKLEWEWFARGGEIAVQDGTFNYTYSGSNNIDEVAWYEKNSGKQTHDVGTKKPNQLGLYDCSGNVWEWCYDTSTSGYISEETSYIYDATVEYRIIRGGSYYEYDYCVVTLNLGREDVDYSSDLGFRIVRTI
- a CDS encoding type II toxin-antitoxin system RelE family toxin; the protein is MKYNVEYSKTAMNTIKKMDSSTSKLIRTWIEKNLIDAENPRVKGKALTGDLKGLWRYRVGDYRILADIQDDKIVILILDIGHRSKIYL
- a CDS encoding formylglycine-generating enzyme family protein gives rise to the protein MKKNTEILEIENMIFVRGGKYKSLFLNKEREVCDLEVCKYTITQNMWIEIMGNNPSYHIGGRKPVEQISWWDTLEFCNEMSKKYHLEPVYNITYDNFDNPILKINQIGGKAVEVNKADFKKTEGFRLPTEIEWEWFARGGEVAKEQGNFDYDYSGSDNIDEVAWYWGNSKEGTQDVGMKKANQLGLYDCSGNVWEWCFKTGDCYMLKGGSFYDFNEFCLVNNRDRDTTPNRKEGNIGFRIVRTKNKE